In Pseudofrankia saprophytica, one genomic interval encodes:
- a CDS encoding TetR/AcrR family transcriptional regulator produces MSSVALTTQSRLGTRLAEIRHTPAQVRVITAALGLFAEYGVAGTSLQMIADAMGVTKAAVYHQFKTKDEIVIATADHELVTLEAAVEDAEAAPGRVEARRALLHQLVDFSVRNRAQVRAWQGDPAMMRVLARHEPFSGLTRRMFALLVDDDSENDWSIPAAMLAAAITAVGQPALAALDPEILRERVYHYACRLLDLRD; encoded by the coding sequence ATGTCGTCCGTGGCTTTGACGACGCAGTCCCGCCTGGGTACCCGCCTGGCCGAGATCCGGCACACCCCGGCCCAGGTGCGCGTGATCACCGCCGCGCTCGGGCTCTTCGCTGAATACGGCGTGGCCGGAACTTCGCTGCAGATGATCGCCGACGCGATGGGCGTCACCAAGGCGGCGGTCTATCACCAGTTCAAGACCAAGGACGAGATCGTCATCGCGACCGCCGACCACGAGCTGGTCACCCTCGAAGCGGCCGTCGAGGACGCCGAAGCGGCGCCGGGCCGCGTCGAGGCGCGCCGGGCCCTGCTGCATCAGCTGGTCGACTTCTCCGTGCGCAACCGTGCCCAGGTCCGGGCCTGGCAGGGCGACCCCGCGATGATGCGGGTCCTCGCGAGGCACGAGCCGTTCAGCGGCCTCACCCGGCGCATGTTCGCCCTGCTCGTCGACGACGACAGCGAGAACGACTGGAGCATTCCCGCCGCGATGCTCGCCGCCGCCATCACCGCCGTCGGCCAGCCCGCGCTCGCGGCACTCGACCCGGAGATCCTGCGTGAGCGGGTCTACCACTACGCGTGCCGCCTGCTCGACCTGCGCGACTGA